A DNA window from Candidatus Eisenbacteria bacterium contains the following coding sequences:
- a CDS encoding redoxin domain-containing protein codes for MWLPWVSLVSLLWMGPGIDAHNASQSVERRAHSSGSVAGRIPEPPASIVRLGDPAPNFAFEGFGGRSMRLHHLLDQGPVLLVFGPREADLKKLQQQREALLDLGVIPVAVVDARPNATRSLVKRLGLQYTVLADSRGVIAGQFNVVDGERITPGCFILDARGRVCGLVRGSLPNVEYARLCSRALAIPMAGATLPGAR; via the coding sequence ATGTGGCTGCCCTGGGTGAGCCTCGTCTCATTGTTGTGGATGGGTCCCGGCATCGACGCTCACAACGCCTCCCAGTCCGTCGAACGGCGCGCGCATTCGAGCGGCTCCGTGGCGGGGCGGATTCCCGAGCCGCCGGCATCGATCGTTCGCCTGGGAGATCCCGCGCCCAACTTCGCCTTCGAGGGATTCGGCGGGCGCTCCATGCGGCTCCATCACCTGCTCGATCAGGGTCCCGTGCTGCTGGTGTTCGGGCCGCGCGAGGCGGACCTGAAGAAGCTCCAGCAGCAGCGGGAGGCCCTCCTCGATCTGGGCGTGATCCCGGTGGCGGTGGTGGACGCGCGGCCCAATGCGACGCGGTCGCTGGTGAAGCGTCTCGGCCTTCAGTACACGGTGCTCGCCGACTCCCGTGGAGTGATCGCCGGTCAGTTCAACGTCGTCGATGGCGAACGGATCACACCCGGTTGTTTCATCCTCGATGCGCGCGGCCGGGTGTGCGGCCTGGTGCGTGGCAGCCTTCCGAATGTGGAGTACGCGCGGCTGTGCTCACGCGCGCTCGCCATCCCCATGGCGGGCGCCACACTGCCTGGCGCCCGCTGA
- a CDS encoding peroxiredoxin family protein: protein MKVLVVCALLCVAAPSAAQPNLDKVPTPSQGTESGSQAIPVGQLRVAGVVHVGQSAPDFTVMSSSGRELTLSRLKGDWLVLVFSENREDFAALRDIHERLIESGSFVYGVCKEKPQRLRTYAEDERLPFELLADPTGEISALYGYYDQERRATTRGFVVLDRHSMVRLALQGQAPPEEIASLAHYTITGY, encoded by the coding sequence GTGAAGGTCCTCGTCGTCTGTGCGCTCCTGTGTGTCGCCGCCCCTTCGGCGGCGCAGCCCAACCTCGACAAGGTTCCCACGCCGTCTCAGGGAACCGAGTCGGGCTCGCAGGCCATCCCGGTCGGTCAGTTGCGGGTGGCCGGCGTCGTCCACGTGGGTCAGTCCGCTCCGGATTTCACCGTGATGTCGAGCTCGGGACGTGAGCTGACCTTGTCGCGGCTCAAGGGCGACTGGCTGGTGCTGGTCTTCTCCGAGAATCGCGAAGACTTCGCCGCGCTGCGCGACATTCACGAGCGCCTGATCGAATCCGGGTCGTTCGTCTACGGCGTGTGCAAGGAGAAGCCGCAACGCCTGCGCACCTACGCCGAAGACGAGCGGCTGCCCTTCGAGCTGCTGGCCGATCCCACCGGCGAGATCTCGGCGCTCTACGGCTACTACGACCAGGAGCGCCGGGCCACGACGCGCGGGTTCGTGGTGCTCGATCGGCACAGCATGGTGCGCCTGGCGCTCCAGGGCCAGGCCCCTCCCGAGGAGATCGCCAGCCTCGCCCACTACACGATCACCGGCTACTAG
- a CDS encoding uroporphyrinogen decarboxylase family protein, translating to MSTATPGRRLLFDESQLTPAAGPLRPGGCMAVRTSRERVWATLRGDAVDRPAVSFWGHFYHRESSALELVDATLEHQREYGWDWVKLNPRKHYHVEDWGVRYRYPGRADEKPVLESWPIHQPPDWRKLTPKNPKHKALGEQLEAVRLLRQRLPDDVPMIETVFTPLAILAEMVEEPGVLKLHMREEPDAVRQALEVVTATFEPFVTQVIAHGADGIYLATTDWASKTWMTADEYREWARPYDLRLLAAAAGAPFNVLHVCKPRNLLFDLSDYPVQAFSYDATDPTNPTLDQALSRLPGALMGGISHEGALQSGVDAVTAEVRRGFEQTGGRRWLVAPGCSIPPRTPAANLKAARAAVDAVSSDPAGSSRASPSRAMPP from the coding sequence TTGTCCACCGCCACCCCTGGGCGTAGGCTCCTGTTCGACGAGAGTCAGCTGACTCCCGCCGCGGGACCTCTTAGACCGGGGGGCTGCATGGCGGTGAGAACGTCGCGCGAACGCGTTTGGGCCACGCTGCGCGGCGATGCAGTCGACAGGCCCGCGGTTTCCTTCTGGGGCCACTTCTACCACCGGGAGTCCTCGGCCCTCGAGCTCGTCGACGCCACCCTGGAGCACCAGCGCGAGTACGGCTGGGACTGGGTGAAGCTCAATCCTCGGAAGCACTACCACGTCGAGGACTGGGGCGTTCGCTACCGCTACCCGGGACGCGCGGACGAGAAGCCGGTGCTCGAGTCATGGCCCATCCATCAGCCGCCGGATTGGCGCAAGCTGACGCCGAAGAATCCGAAGCACAAAGCACTCGGAGAGCAGCTCGAGGCCGTGCGCCTCCTGCGCCAGCGACTGCCCGACGACGTTCCGATGATCGAGACGGTGTTCACGCCGCTCGCGATCCTGGCGGAGATGGTGGAGGAGCCGGGCGTGCTCAAGCTCCATATGCGCGAAGAGCCCGACGCCGTGCGCCAGGCGCTCGAAGTCGTGACCGCGACCTTCGAGCCGTTCGTCACCCAGGTGATCGCGCACGGCGCGGACGGAATCTATCTCGCCACCACCGACTGGGCCTCGAAGACCTGGATGACCGCGGACGAGTACCGCGAGTGGGCCCGGCCCTACGACCTGCGTCTGCTCGCGGCCGCGGCGGGCGCACCCTTCAACGTGCTGCACGTGTGCAAGCCTCGCAACCTGCTGTTCGACCTGTCCGACTATCCGGTGCAGGCCTTTTCGTACGACGCCACCGATCCCACCAATCCCACGCTCGACCAGGCGCTGTCGCGACTGCCGGGTGCTTTGATGGGAGGCATCTCGCACGAGGGCGCGCTGCAATCGGGAGTCGACGCTGTGACCGCGGAAGTGCGCCGCGGTTTCGAGCAGACCGGGGGCCGTCGCTGGCTGGTCGCCCCGGGATGTTCCATTCCCCCCCGTACCCCGGCTGCGAATCTGAAGGCGGCGCGTGCGGCGGTCGATGCCGTGTCGAGCGACCCGGCGGGATCGTCGCGCGCGTCACCCTCGAGGGCGATGCCGCCCTAG